The following is a genomic window from Blattabacterium cuenoti.
TATTTGTAATGGGTTTAAAACTAAAAATTATATAGAAAATATATCTGAATTAATTAATAACGGATTTTATAATACAATTCCTATATTAGATAATGTAGACGAATTGGAACAACTAAATTTAGTTATACACTCTCCATTTAAATTAGGAATACGAATAGCTTCTGAAGAAGAACCAAAATTTGAATTTTATACATCTCGTTTAGGAATAGGATATAAAGATATTATTGTATTTTATTTAAATAAAATAAAAAATAATCCAAAAGTAGAATTAAAAATGTTACATTTTTTTATTAATACTGGTATAAAAGATACAGCTTATTATTGGAATGAACTATTTAAATGTTTACAAATATATGCTCAATTAAAAAAAATTTCTACAGAATTAGATATTCTTAATATAGGTGGTGGATTCCCAATTAAAACCTCTATGTCCTTTAAATATAATTATGAATATATGACTAATGAAATTGTATATCAAATTAAAAAATTTTGTAAAGAAGAAAATATTGAAGAACCCAATATATACACAGAATTTGGAACTTATACTGTAGGCGAAAGTGGTGGTATAATATATAAAATACTTGATCAAAAAAGACAAAATGATAGAGAAAAATGGAATATAATTGATAGTTCATTTATGACAACATTACCAGATACTTGGGCAATTAGTCAGAGATTTATTATGATGGCTATTAATAGATGGAATGATTCTTACGAAAGAGTATTTTTAGGTGGATTAACATGTGACAGTGAAGATTATTATAATTCAGAACAACATATTAATGCTATATATCTTCCATCTTTTCGAGCAAATACTCCACTTTATATTGGGTTTTTTAATACTGGTGCATATCAAGATACTATTAGTGGGTATGGAGGTGTTCACCATTGTTTAATTCCACAACCTATACATATTCTTATTAATTATGATGAAAAAAAAAGATTTGTATATAAACTTTTTAGACATTCACAAAAACCTGATGAAATATTACAAATATTAGGATATTAAATTTATTCTAATAATGAATAAAACAACTTTTGCAGGAATTCCACAAGAATATGCTACTCTTGAAACATCTAAAATTGTTATAATTCCAATCCCTTATGATGATACAGTAACATGGAAAAAAGGAGCACAATATGGACCAAATGCTTTTTTAAAAGCCTCTCAATATTTAGAATTATATGATATAGAAACAAATTCTGAAGTTTATAAAAGAGGAATTTTTTTAGCTTCTCCTATCAATAAATTTAATAATTCACCTACTAAAATGATACACAATATATATAGTATCACTAAAAAATATTTATTAAAAAATAAATTTGTTACTATAATAGGTGGAGAACATTCTATATCCATTGGAAGTATTCGAGCTTTTGGAGAATTGTTTGAAAATTTAAGCATTCTTCATATGGATGCTCATGCTGATTTACGTCCTATTTATAATAATAATCCTTATAATCATGCTTGCTCTATGTATGAAGCTTCCAAAAAATACACATTAGTACAAATAGGAATTCGTAGTATGGATATACAAGAAACAAAATATGTTCAAAAAGGAAATATATTTTATAATCATGATATTTATAATAATAAAACATGGATGGAGCAAGCAATTAATAAATTATCAAATAATATATTTATAAGTATAGATATAGATGTTTTTGATCCTGGAATTGCACCATCCACAGGAACTCCTGAACCAGGAGGGATGTTATGGTATAATACATTATTGTTTTTAAAACAAGTTTTTACTACAAAACAAGTTGTGGGATTTGATATTGTAGAATTATCACCAAATAATAATGAATATTCTACAGATTTTTTAGTTGCAAAACTTTTTTACAAAT
Proteins encoded in this region:
- a CDS encoding type III PLP-dependent enzyme domain-containing protein, which produces MKIRYRDLIDQTFDFPSEEFAIKNNFLEFHGIPLINLIKKYGTPLKFTFLPKISNNIQKAKKWFKKAIKSNHYKKKYTYCYCTKSSHFSFVLEEALKNNVSIETSYAYDIEIVKNLYKKGKIKKNIEVICNGFKTKNYIENISELINNGFYNTIPILDNVDELEQLNLVIHSPFKLGIRIASEEEPKFEFYTSRLGIGYKDIIVFYLNKIKNNPKVELKMLHFFINTGIKDTAYYWNELFKCLQIYAQLKKISTELDILNIGGGFPIKTSMSFKYNYEYMTNEIVYQIKKFCKEENIEEPNIYTEFGTYTVGESGGIIYKILDQKRQNDREKWNIIDSSFMTTLPDTWAISQRFIMMAINRWNDSYERVFLGGLTCDSEDYYNSEQHINAIYLPSFRANTPLYIGFFNTGAYQDTISGYGGVHHCLIPQPIHILINYDEKKRFVYKLFRHSQKPDEILQILGY
- the speB gene encoding agmatinase, whose amino-acid sequence is MNKTTFAGIPQEYATLETSKIVIIPIPYDDTVTWKKGAQYGPNAFLKASQYLELYDIETNSEVYKRGIFLASPINKFNNSPTKMIHNIYSITKKYLLKNKFVTIIGGEHSISIGSIRAFGELFENLSILHMDAHADLRPIYNNNPYNHACSMYEASKKYTLVQIGIRSMDIQETKYVQKGNIFYNHDIYNNKTWMEQAINKLSNNIFISIDIDVFDPGIAPSTGTPEPGGMLWYNTLLFLKQVFTTKQVVGFDIVELSPNNNEYSTDFLVAKLFYKLLSYKYELKLDI